One segment of Rosa chinensis cultivar Old Blush chromosome 6, RchiOBHm-V2, whole genome shotgun sequence DNA contains the following:
- the LOC112169453 gene encoding suppressor protein SRP40, which produces MDVLVGSTSAATASCLFLNQNGVVGGGKSGIGACGGGKARSEQADSFSSSSSSSIGAPDDSDEENASKEGSGDVTDSEEVQSKFNRRGGLTSLGSMGSLEDSLPIKRGLSNYFSGKSKSFASLSDVVTTATTVKEVEKRENPFNKRRRVLIASKWSRKSSSSSSSSFYNHPNPKSMPLLASLNEDEEEQEPEETQEDPSSGQSSSDEKEPHMVRTPKLLDRGLKSFKSRSCYCLSDLQEHEQ; this is translated from the exons ATGGACGTTTTGGTGGGATCCACCTCGGCGGCGACGGCTTCCTGTCTGTTTCTCAACCAAAACGGCGTCGTAGGAGGGGGAAAATCGGGGATCGGAGCTTGCGGCGGAGGGAAGGCTCGATCGGAGCAGGCGGACTCGTTTTCGAGCAGTTCTTCGTCCTCCATCGGGGCTCCGGATGACAGTGACGAAGAAAATGCATCCAAGGAAGGATCCGGTGACGTCACTGACAGCGAGGAGGTTCAGAGCAAGTTTAACCGCCGAGGAGGATTGACTTCTCTGGGATCAATGGGTTCTCTAGAAGATTCTCTTCCCATCAA GAGGGGATTATCGAACTACTTCTCAGGAAAATCGAAATCGTTTGCGAGTTTATCAGATGTTGTGACCACCGCCACGACGGTGAAGGAGGTGGAGAAGAGGGAGAACCCATTCAACAAGAGGAGAAGGGTTTTGATCGCCTCAAAGTGGTCCAGAaagtcgtcgtcgtcgtcgtcatcatcTTTTTACAACCacccaaacccaaaatccaTGCCATTACTAGCCTCCTtaaatgaagatgaagaagaacaagaaccaGAAGAAACACAAGAAGACCCATCATCAGGCCAATCTTCATCAGATGAGAAAGAACCACATATGGTCAGAACCCCAAAATTGCTTGACAGGGGATTGAAGAGCTTCAAGTCTAGGAGTTGCTATTGCCTCTCAGATCTGCAAGAGCATGAACAATAA
- the LOC112170459 gene encoding exocyst complex component EXO70A1, with amino-acid sequence MAHSVTDKSIQNLISASKSLRLNLQKSQGLGLALEKAGSRFEEINQRLPSLEAAVRPIRAEKEALAAVGGHINRAVGPAAAVLKVFDAVHGLEKSLLSDPRSDLPGYLSVLKRLEEALRFLGNNCGLAIEWLEGIVEYLEDNAVADERYLSNLKKSLKSLGELQSDEGKAYLDGGLLEAALDKLENEFRRLLTEHSVPLPMSSSSSLGEQACIAPSPLPVMVIQKLQAIIGRMISNNRLEKCISIYVEVRSSNVRASLQALNLDYLEISIAEFNDVQSIEGYIAQWGRHLEFAVKHLFEAEYKLCNDVFERIGLDVWMGCFAKIAAQAGILAFLQFGKTVTDSKKDPIKLLKLLDIFASLNKLRLDFNRLFGGGACVEIQNLTRDLIKSVIDGAAEIFWELLLQVKLQRQNPPPPDGSVPKLVSFITDYCNKLLGDDYKPILTQVLIIHRSWKHEKFQEKLLINEVLEIAKAIEQNLEAWIKAYSDPSKVDFNLSLGHFFAMNNHWHLYRSLKGTKLGALLGDRWLREHEESKGYYAELFLRESWGKLPSHLSREGLILFSGGRATARDLVKKRLKTFNEAFDEMYKRQSNWIVSDKDLREKTCQLIVQAVVPVYRSYMQNYGPLVEQDASSSKYAKYSVQTLEKMLMSLFQPKPLRYGSFKGRQLSGNFNNGVKDLRRTTSAAV; translated from the coding sequence ATGGCGCATTCGGTGACTGACAAGAGTATTCAGAATTTGATATCTGCAAGCAAGTCATTGAGGCTGAACTTACAGAAATCACAGGGGTTGGGGTTGGCTTTAGAGAAGGCAGGGTCCAGATTTGAAGAGATTAACCAGAGATTACCGTCTCTTGAAGCTGCGGTTCGGCCCATTCGGGCTGAGAAGGAGGCCCTTGCTGCTGTTGGAGGTCACATTAATCGCGCTGTTGGCCCTGCCGCAGCTGTGCTTAAAGTGTTTGATGCTGTTCATGGGCTTGAAAAGTCGCTATTGTCGGATCCGAGGAGTGATCTTCCGGGTTACTTATCGGTGTTGAAGCGTCTGGAAGAGGCTTTGAGGTTTCTGGGTAACAATTGTGGGTTGGCGATTGAGTGGTTGGAGGGTATAGTAGAGTACTTGGAGGATAATGCGGTTGCAGATGAGCGGTATCTTTCGAATCTGAAGAAGTCGTTGAAAAGTCTCGGAGAATTGCAGAGTGATGAGGGAAAGGCTTATCTTGATGGGGGGCTTTTGGAGGCTGCGTTGGACAAGTTAGAAAATGAGTTCCGGCGACTCCTTACAGAACATAGTGTGCCACTTCCAATGTCGTCGTCGTCATCACTGGGAGAACAAGCCTGCATTGCGCCATCACCATTACCTGTTATGGTAATCCAGAAGTTGCAAGCTATTATTGGAAGAATGATTTCTAataatagacttgagaagtgtATATCTATTTATGTTGAAGTTCGAAGTTCAAATGTAAGGGCAAGTTTACAAGCTCTGAATTTGGATTACCTTGAGATATCAATTGCGGAGTTTAATGATGTGCAAAGCATAGAGGGGTATATAGCCCAGTGGGGAAGGCATTTGGAGTTTGCAGTGAAACACTTGTTTGAGGCTGAGTATAAGCTGTGCAATGATGTCTTTGAAAGGATTGGATTGGATGTGTGGATGGGTTGTTTTGCGAAGATTGCAGCTCAGGCTGGTATCCTTGCATTCCTACAATTTGGGAAGACTGTTACAGACAGCAAGAAAGATCCGATAAAGCTTTTGAAGTTGTTGGATATATTTGCATCTCTGAACAAGTTGAGACTTGATTTCAACCGGCTTTTTGGGGGAGGAGCATGTGTTGAAATCCAAAACCTGACAAGGGACCTTATTAAGAGTGTCATTGATGGAGCCGCTGAAATTTTTTGGGAACTTCTTCTTCAGGTGAAGTTGCAAAGGCAGAACCCACCTCCTCCAGATGGGAGTGTTCCAAAGTTGGTTAGTTTCATCACTGATTATTGTAATAAACTGCTTGGGGATGATTATAAGCCAATCTTAACTCAAGTTCTGATTATCCATCGAAgttggaagcatgaaaagtttCAAGAGAAACTCCTTATTAATGAGGTGCTGGAAATTGCTAAAGCGATTGAGCAAAACTTGGAGGCTTGGATTAAGGCATATAGCGATCCCTCAAAGGTTGATTTCAATCTCTCCTTGGGGCACTTTTTTGCAATGAACAACCACTGGCATCTGTACAGGAGCCTAAAAGGAACTAAGCTGGGAGCTCTTCTGGGGGATCGCTGGTTAAGAGAACATGAAGAGTCCAAGGGCTATTATGCCGAGTTATTCTTGAGAGAGAGCTGGGGGAAACTTCCTAGTCATCTAAGTAGAGAGGGTCTAATTCTCTTCTCAGGTGGTCGTGCGACTGCCCGTGATCTTGTCAAGAAGAGACTGAAAACTTTCAATGAAGCCTTTGATGAAATGTATAAGCGGCAGTCAAATTGGATAGTGTCAGATAAAGATTTAAGGGAGAAGACATGCCAGCTGATAGTACAGGCAGTAGTGCCTGTTTACAGAAGCTACATGCAGAATTATGGCCCCTTGGTTGAGCAAGATGCGAGTTCAAGCAAGTATGCAAAGTATTCAGTGCAGACTTTGGAGAAAATGCTCATGTCTCTCTTTCAGCCAAAGCCTCTGAGATATGGCAGTTTCAAAGGTAGGCAGCTGAGTGGAAACTTCAACAATGGAGTAAAAGATCTTCGACGTACTACCTCTGCAGCTGTATGA
- the LOC112171759 gene encoding putative nuclease HARBI1: MSAAALQIQTLEDEDSQWGGSSEGRTYKARDRELMDLRLKAQYFTDPCRYEPNIFRRRYRMQPWVFDRMMRDVANYDPYFVQTRDACGRLSLSTEQKLTCAMRMLAYGITADFCDDYLDIAKTTAIEIFEHFTKAIWNVYHETYLRRPTPADLRRLLDKAEERGFPGMVGSLDCMHWQWKNCPTGWAGQYTGYKGKPTIILEAVASYDTWIWHAFFGLPGSLNDINVLGCSPLFNAQCVGETPEVRYQVRNRHYHQCYYLVDGIYPKWGSFVQAIRNPRSPQTQHFTRMQEAYRKDVERAFGILQARWAIIRGPARGWSKENLQYIMMTCIILHNMIVEDERDEDAAQPFDPDDIPTRPRKAEIYKRPEMDTDVHRNPQQLNQFLRRYREVRCPVMNKNLQDDLVDHLWSMKLQADQNQQ; the protein is encoded by the coding sequence ATGTCTGCCGCTGCCTTGCAAATCCAAACTTTGGAAGATGAGGATTCACAATGGGGTGGTTCTTCAGAAGGTCGTACCTATAAGGCGAGGGATCGAGAGTTGATGGATCTTCGACTCAAAGCTCAATACTTCACGGATCCGTGCAGGTATGAACCAAACATATTTCGTAGGCGATATAGAATGCAACCTTGGGTCTTTGACAGGATGATGCGCGACGTGGCCAACTACGACccatattttgttcaaacaagAGATGCTTGTGGGAGACTAAGCTTATCCACTGAACAAAAGCTGACATGCGCCATGAGAATGCTCGCGTATGGCATCACAGCTGATTTCTGCGATGATTACCTAGATATTGCGAAGACCACTGCCATTGAGATTTTTGAGCACTTCACAAAAGCAATCTGGAATGTGTACCATGAGACTTACCTCCGCCGACCAACACCGGCAGATTTACGAAGGCTGCTTGACAAAGCTGAAGAAAGGGGATTCCCGGGGATGGTCGGTAGTCTTGATTGTATGCACTGGCAGTGGAAAAATTGTCCCACGGGATGGGCAGGGCAGTATACTGGCTACAAAGGGAAACCGACAATCATCTTAGAGGCGGTGGCCTCCTACGATACTTGGATTTGGCATGCCTTCTTCGGACTTCCAGGTTCCCTGAATGATATTAACGTCCTTGGATGTTCACCGTTGTTCAATGCCCAATGCGTTGGTGAAACCCCTGAAGTGAGGTACCAGGTACGTAATAGGCATTATCATCAATGTTATTACCTAGTTGATGGCATATACCCTAAGTGGGGGTCATTTGTACAAGCAATCCGAAACCCGAGGTCGCCGCAGACACAACATTTCACAAGGATGCAGGAAGCATACAGAAAAGACGTGGAGAGAGCATTTGGTATTCTCCAAGCTCGTTGGGCAATCATAAGAGGACCAGCTCGTGGGTGGAGTAAGGAGAACCTTCAATACATCATGATGACGTGCATTATCTTGCACAATATGATTGTTGAAGATGAGCGTGATGAAGATGCAGCACAGCCATTTGATCCAGATGATATCCCAACCAGACCAAGGAAAGCAGAGATATATAAGAGACCAGAAATGGACACCGATGTTCATCGCAATCCGCAACAACTAAATCAATTCTTGCGTCGTTATAGGGAGGTTAGATGTCCAGTGATGAATAAAAACCTCCAAGACGATCTAGTCGATCACCTATGGTCCATGAAGTTACAAGCTGATCAGAACCAGCAGtga
- the LOC112172825 gene encoding probable WRKY transcription factor 17 translates to MAVEMMSFPKMEDQKAIQEAASQGLKSMEHLIRYLSHQQLSNQPSSRVDCTDLTDHTVSKFKKVISLLNRTGHARFRRGPVAAVPAHHHHHHQFSSSSSSTSLPFPPSQTLSLAPAPVASPAIAPPAPVKAPETNFAHSMTLDFTRPNALASNPKCTDIEFSVSSSSSFMSSAITGDNSVSNGKLGLFIAPNPAPAVSGAKPPLSAAPFKKRCHEHDHSDDVSCKLSGSGSASGSGKCHCSKRRKNRVKKTIRVPAISSKIADIPPDEYSWRKYGQKPIKGSPYPRGYYKCSTVRGCPARKHVERAPDDPAMLIVTYEGEHRHAPDNMSGGVGMVFEST, encoded by the exons ATGGCGGTGGAGATGATGAGCTTTCCGAAGATGGAAGACCAAAAGGCCATCCAGGAGGCCGCGTCGCAAGGCTTGAAGAGCATGGAGCACCTGATTCGTTACCTCTCTCACCAGCAACTGTCTAACCAGCCCTCCTCTCGCGTGGACTGCACCGACCTCACAGACCACACCGTCTCCAAGTTCAAAAAGGTCATTTCCCTTCTGAACCGGACCGGCCACGCCCGGTTCAGGCGCGGACCGGTCGCCGCGGTTCCGgctcaccatcatcatcatcatcagttctcttcttcttcttcttccacctctctcCCCTTCCCTCCCTCCCAGACCCTGAGCTTGGCTCCGGCACCCGTCGCTTCCCCGGCGATTGCTCCTCCGGCTCCGGTCAAAGCTCCGGAGACTAATTTTGCTCATTCCATGACGCTTGACTTCACCAGGCCTAATGCGCTGGCCTCAAACCCTAAGTGCACCGACATCGAGTTCAGCGTCTCGTCCAGCTCGTCGTTCATGTCGTCGGCCATCACCGGAGACAACAGCGTCTCCAACGGCAAGCTCGGTCTGTTCATTGCCCCCAATCCGGCCCCTGCCGTCTCCGGCGCCAAGCCTCCGCTCTCCGCCGCGCCGTTTAAGAAGCGGTGCCACGAGCACGACCACTCCGACGATGTCTCCTGCAAGTTATCCGGATCCGGATCCGCTTCCGGGTCGGGCAAGTGCCATTGCTCCAAGAGAAG gAAAAATCGGGTGAAGAAAACAATCCGAGTCCCGGCGATTAGTTCAAAGATTGCCGATATTCCGCCGGACGAGTACTCCTGGAGAAAGTACGGCCAGAAGCCGATCAAAGGCTCACCTTACCCAAG gGGTTATTACAAGTGTAGTACAGTGAGGGGGTGTCCGGCGAGAAAACACGTGGAGCGAGCACCGGATGATCCGGCGATGCTGATTGTAACGTACGAGGGGGAGCATCGACACGCTCCGGATAATATGAGCGGCGGAGTTGGGATGGTATTCGAGTCAACGTGA